The DNA region CGGGCTGCACGGTCAGCGACCTGTTGAGCAGCAGAACCCCCTGGTCGGCCCACGGCGTCAGGTCGCCGTTCGACGGCAGGGGATGCCCGAGGTCTTCGCAGTACTCCTTGTAGATGTTGATCAGGCTCTTCGGGATCGGCCGGACGTCCGGCGCCACCGAGAAGCTCAGCCCGACCGCGTGCCCGGGCGTCGGGTACGGGTCCTGCCCGACGATCAGCACCCGCACGTCGTGGAACGGCTGCTGGAACGCCCGCAGCACGTGTTCACCAGCCGGGAGATAGGTCCGGCCCGCGGCGATCTCCGCGCGGAGGAATTCCCCCATCGCGGCGACCTGCGGCGCCACCGGTTCGAGGGCCTGCGCCCAGCCTGCTTCGACGATGTCCTGCAGCGGTCGTGCGGTCACGGCGTGCGAGCTTACTCACGTCCGTCGAGGCGCCGGAGTTCGACCCGGAACCGAGCCGCACGCTCGACATACCCGTCCACCACGAGTTTGATCATGTCCGGCCCGAACGACGTGTTCGGCCGGGTCTTCGCGGGCACGCCGAGAGCGATGTGCCCACTGTCCACATAGGACCCGTAGGAGAGGACCGCGCCCGCGCCGACCATCCCGCCGTCCTCGACGACGGTTCCGTTCAGCACCACCGATCCCGAGGCGATCAGGCAGCCCTCGCCGATCCGCGCGCCCTCGATGTGCACGGAATGCCCGACGGCGGAGGACTTCCCGATGATCGTCGGCTCCTTGCGGGTGCAGTGCAGCACGCAGCCGTCCTGGACGTTGGACCGCTCGCCGATCTCGATGTACCCGTGGTCGCCGCGCAGGACGGTCTGCGGCCACACCGACGCGAACGCCGCGATCCGGACGTCGCCGATCACCGTCGCGTCGGGATGGACGTAGGCGTCGGGGTGGATCGAGGGTTCGAGGTCGCCCAGTGCGTAGATCGGCATACGTCCTCCTAGACCAGCGACTTGCCGTAGCAGATGCTTCCCTGCTCGTCCTTGTAGTACCCGAAACCCGGTATCTCCCGGTATCCCGCCGATTCGTACAGCGCGATGGCCTCCGGCTGTTTGTCCCCGGTCTCCAGCACCATGCGCAGCCGTCCGGCCTCGGCGGCCGTCCGTTCCAGGTCGGCGAGGAGCGCCCGCGCGAGGCCCCGGCCGCGCGCCGAGGCCATCACGAACATCCGCTTGATCTCGGCGTCACCGGGCAGCAGCGGATCCGGCCCGTCGTGCGCCCGCCAGGCACCGCACGCGACCGGGACGTCGTCGAGGTACGCGGCCAGGAACAGTCCCTTCGGCGCGGCGAACTGCGCCGCGTCCATGGGCGTCTCGTCTTCGCTGCCGTACCGGGCGGCCAGCTCGAGCTGGGCTTCGGCCAGCAACTTCACCGCGTCGGGGTGGTCGTAGGCCAGCACACGAAGGTCCATGAGCGCGAGATTAGCGATCTGCCCTCCGGCGAGGGAAGCGAGCGTTAGGTTCAGCTCATGTCGATCGAAGCAGGCCTCGCCGAGGCGCAGCTCCGCCAGGCCCGCAACTCCGCCGCCTTCTGGGCGGCCACCGGCCGGTCCCGCGGTCACGAAGTGATCCGCCGCAACGGTTTTCTCGCCGTCGCCGGTGACGAGCGCGCGGGATTGCGTGTCCTGATCCAGGAACCCGGCCTCACCGACGGCGAGGTGGCGGAGATCACGGAGCTGGCCCGGCGGGCGACGGGCCCGGTGGACGCCGAGGATCCCTTCAGTGCCACGGATCTGAGCCACCTCGGGGATATGCGCAGCTGGCGGATGCCCGTCATGCTGCGTCCTCCCTCCCCGGTCGCCGAACCCTCGATGGAGGTGGTCCGGGTGCGCGGGGAGGAAGACCTGCGAGCCGCCGAACGCGCGGTCATCGCGGGCTTCGAACTCGACCGGTTCGAGCCCTACCGCGAGGGGGAGATGTTCCCCATGGCCCTGCTCCGGGAGCCGGGGGTCGACGTGTTCGTGGCACGGCTCGGCGGCGAGGTCGCCGGCGCGTGCGTCACCGTCGTCGAGGACGGCTTCGGCAGCCATTACTGGGTCGGCACGCCGCCGGCTTTCCGCTCTCGCGGCGTCGGGCGAGCCGTGATGCTCGGTTCACTCGTGCCCCTGACCGGAAAGCCGGTGACCCTCACCGCGTCCAAAGCGGGCAGGCCGCTGTACGAATCCCTCGGTTTCACCGTGGCCGGCGAGTCGACCTGGTGGGCTTCACGCTCCTAACGCCAGTGCTGCCAGCCGCTGTCGTGGCCGTACCGCTTCCCGTCCACCGTGACCCCCGAATCCGGCATGGTGACCACGCCGATCTCGGTCCAGCCCTCCGGCAGTTCGGCGAACGAGGGGAAGGTGGCCGCGAACGCGTGGTCCTCGCCGCCGGTGAGCACCCATTTCAGCGGGTCGGCGCCGAGCGCGGTGCCGACCTCGGTCAGCCTGCTCGACACGTCGAGATCCGCCGTCCGCACGTCGATCCCCACGCCGGAGGCCTCGGCGATGTGGCCGAGGTCGGACAGGAGCCCGTCGGACACGTCGATCATCGAAGTCGCGCCGCCGTCGGCCGCGCGGATGCCCGCCTCGTAGTCCGGTTCGGGGCAGCGCTGCGCGTTCACCACGCTGACCGGTGACCGGAAACCCCGGCCGAGCACGGCGAGACCGGCGGCCGCCCAGCCGAGCCGTCCGCAGACCGCGACGACGTCGCCGGGCCGCGCGCCGGACCGCGTCACCGGTTCCCGGCCGCCGAGGTCACCCAGTGCGGTGACACTGATCACGATCTGGTCGGCGCGCACCATGTCGCCGCCGACGATGCCGACCCCGGCGCGATCGGCCTCGAGCCACATGCCCTGGGTGAGTTCGGCGACGAGTGCCGTCGGAGTGTCCGAGGGGCAGGCGAATCCCATGAGGACGGACGTCGGGCGGGCGCCCATCGCGGCGATGTCGGTGAGGTTCACCGCGACCGCCTTGCGGCCCACCTGCTCGGCACTGGACCAGTCGAGCCGGAAGTGGACGCCCTGCACGAGGACGTCGGTGGAGGCCACCGTCCGGCCGTCCGGGGTGGCCACGACGGCCGCGTCGTCCCCCGGTCCGAGCAGGGTCGACTCCGGCTGTTTCCGGCCTGCCGTCACCGCTTCGATCAACCGGAATTCACCGGTCCCGGCGACCGTGCCGTCGTTCGGTGACACCCGTCACCTCCACTTTCCCTTGTCCGGACAAATATCGATCACCGATAGTCGGAAGCCCTAGGTTTTTCCCGGGGCTGGCGATACGTTGCTACAACGTTCCTACCTTGAGCCGACTTTTACGAAGGGGCGCGCCGTGGTCCACGCATACATCCTCATCCAGACCGAGGTCGGCAAGGCCGCCGCGGTCGCCGCGGAGATCTCCACCATCTCCGGTGTCACCAGTTCGGAGGATGTCACCGGCCCGTACGACGTCATCGTCAAGGCCGCCGCCGACACCGTCGACCAGCTCGGCCAGCTCGTGGTCGCCAAGGTGCAGAACGTGGAGGGCATCACCCGTACGCTGACCTGCCCGGTGGTGCATCTCTGAGAGGTGGTGTAGTGGTCCGGTGGCTGACACGGACACCGGCGCTCCCCCGAAACCCCTGCTGATCGCGGCCGCCTGCCTGGCGATCCTGCTCGTCGCGGGGGTGGCCGTCTTCGGGCTGACCCGCGGCGCGGAATCCGACGCCCCGGCCGCGGACGGCCCGCTCCCGCTCGTCCCGGTCCCGGCGCCGCAGTCGGGGTCACCCGAATGCGCGAAACTCATCGGCGCGCTCCCCCACGAGCTCACGTCGTCCGGCGCCACGCTGGTCCGGCGGACGCTGGCCGATCCCGCCCCCGAGGCGACGATCGGCTGGGGCACCGGCGACCCGGTGGTCCTGCGGTGCGGTCTCGGGAAGCCGCCGGAGCTGACCCGGACCTCGCAGCTGCGGACGATCAACGGCGTCCAGTGGCTGCAGGTCGAGGGTGAGGGCACCGCGACGTGGTTCGTGGTGGACCGCCCCGTCTACACCGCGCTCACCGTGCCGGACACCGCGGGGACCGGGCCGCTCCAGACCGTTTCCGAGGTCATCGCCGCCAATCTCCCCGCGGTGCCGCTGCGGTTCTGAGCGATCAGGGCAGAAGCAGGCTCTTCCCGGTGTACCGCCGCGCCTCGATGTCCGAGTGCGCGGCGGACGCCTCCGCCAGCGGATACGTCCGGCCGATGACCGGCGTCAGCCTCCCGCCTGCCGCCTGCCGCAGCACTTCCCGCACCCGGCGCGGGTTGTCCGGCCAGAATCCGACCAGCTGCGCCATGTCCACAACGGACAGCCGGGCGCGGTCGGCGTCGCCGAACACGGTCTCCGCTCCGCTGGACATGCCGTAGCCGGAGAACCGGCCGCCGTTCTTCAGCAACGCGATCGAGGCGGCGCCGAGCTCGCCTCCGACGCCGTCGAAGACCACGTCCAGGCGGTGGCCGCCGGTAAGGGCGAGGACCTCGCCCGTCCAGTCGGCCACCGAGTAGTCGACCGGCTCGGCGCCCAGTTTCCGCGCGATCGCCGCTTTTTCCTCACCGCGCACCGCCGCGATGACCGTCGCGCCCGCGGCGCGGGCGAGCTGCACCAGCACGCTGCCGAGCCCGCCGACGCCGGGCACCACCAGGACTCGCTCCCCGGCGGTGACCGGGGTCTTCTCCAGCAACGCCAGCGCGGTACTGCCGTCGTCGAACAGGGCCACCGCGTGCCGGGGGTCCAGCCCCTCCGGAATCACGAAGGTGTCGTCCGGCAGCGCGACGACCGTGTCCGCGTATCCCCCGCCGTATCCACCGGGCGCGTGGGCGAGGACCCGCTCGCCCAGCCAGGCCGCGTCGACTCCGGCACCCACCGCGTCGACGGTGCCCGCCACCGAGCCTCCGGGCACGTACGGTGGCTCGACCGCGAACACGTCGGGCCCGTCGCCTCGCCGGATGAGGGCGTCGAGCCAGCCGACCCCGGCCGCCGTCACCGCGACGCGGAGCTCC from Amycolatopsis sp. EV170708-02-1 includes:
- a CDS encoding Lrp/AsnC ligand binding domain-containing protein, giving the protein MVHAYILIQTEVGKAAAVAAEISTISGVTSSEDVTGPYDVIVKAAADTVDQLGQLVVAKVQNVEGITRTLTCPVVHL
- a CDS encoding zinc-binding dehydrogenase, which codes for MREIRVSRFGGPDVLEQVEVPTPEPGAGELRVAVTAAGVGWLDALIRRGDGPDVFAVEPPYVPGGSVAGTVDAVGAGVDAAWLGERVLAHAPGGYGGGYADTVVALPDDTFVIPEGLDPRHAVALFDDGSTALALLEKTPVTAGERVLVVPGVGGLGSVLVQLARAAGATVIAAVRGEEKAAIARKLGAEPVDYSVADWTGEVLALTGGHRLDVVFDGVGGELGAASIALLKNGGRFSGYGMSSGAETVFGDADRARLSVVDMAQLVGFWPDNPRRVREVLRQAAGGRLTPVIGRTYPLAEASAAHSDIEARRYTGKSLLLP
- a CDS encoding GNAT family N-acetyltransferase → MSIEAGLAEAQLRQARNSAAFWAATGRSRGHEVIRRNGFLAVAGDERAGLRVLIQEPGLTDGEVAEITELARRATGPVDAEDPFSATDLSHLGDMRSWRMPVMLRPPSPVAEPSMEVVRVRGEEDLRAAERAVIAGFELDRFEPYREGEMFPMALLREPGVDVFVARLGGEVAGACVTVVEDGFGSHYWVGTPPAFRSRGVGRAVMLGSLVPLTGKPVTLTASKAGRPLYESLGFTVAGESTWWASRS
- a CDS encoding gamma carbonic anhydrase family protein → MPIYALGDLEPSIHPDAYVHPDATVIGDVRIAAFASVWPQTVLRGDHGYIEIGERSNVQDGCVLHCTRKEPTIIGKSSAVGHSVHIEGARIGEGCLIASGSVVLNGTVVEDGGMVGAGAVLSYGSYVDSGHIALGVPAKTRPNTSFGPDMIKLVVDGYVERAARFRVELRRLDGRE
- a CDS encoding uracil-DNA glycosylase produces the protein MTARPLQDIVEAGWAQALEPVAPQVAAMGEFLRAEIAAGRTYLPAGEHVLRAFQQPFHDVRVLIVGQDPYPTPGHAVGLSFSVAPDVRPIPKSLINIYKEYCEDLGHPLPSNGDLTPWADQGVLLLNRSLTVQPGKSNSHQGKGWEAVTEQAIKALAARDEPMVAILWGRNARNLKPMLGQVPCIESAHPSPLSAHAGFFGSRPFSRANQLLEQQGAGPVDWKLP
- a CDS encoding thiamine-phosphate kinase, whose translation is MSPNDGTVAGTGEFRLIEAVTAGRKQPESTLLGPGDDAAVVATPDGRTVASTDVLVQGVHFRLDWSSAEQVGRKAVAVNLTDIAAMGARPTSVLMGFACPSDTPTALVAELTQGMWLEADRAGVGIVGGDMVRADQIVISVTALGDLGGREPVTRSGARPGDVVAVCGRLGWAAAGLAVLGRGFRSPVSVVNAQRCPEPDYEAGIRAADGGATSMIDVSDGLLSDLGHIAEASGVGIDVRTADLDVSSRLTEVGTALGADPLKWVLTGGEDHAFAATFPSFAELPEGWTEIGVVTMPDSGVTVDGKRYGHDSGWQHWR
- a CDS encoding GNAT family N-acetyltransferase, which codes for MDLRVLAYDHPDAVKLLAEAQLELAARYGSEDETPMDAAQFAAPKGLFLAAYLDDVPVACGAWRAHDGPDPLLPGDAEIKRMFVMASARGRGLARALLADLERTAAEAGRLRMVLETGDKQPEAIALYESAGYREIPGFGYYKDEQGSICYGKSLV
- a CDS encoding DUF3515 domain-containing protein → MADTDTGAPPKPLLIAAACLAILLVAGVAVFGLTRGAESDAPAADGPLPLVPVPAPQSGSPECAKLIGALPHELTSSGATLVRRTLADPAPEATIGWGTGDPVVLRCGLGKPPELTRTSQLRTINGVQWLQVEGEGTATWFVVDRPVYTALTVPDTAGTGPLQTVSEVIAANLPAVPLRF